One segment of Rubripirellula amarantea DNA contains the following:
- the ndk gene encoding nucleoside-diphosphate kinase, translating into MQRSLVLLKPDCVQRGLMGKVISRFEEKGLAIIAMKMIHVTPELSAKHYAEHAEKPFYPSLESFITSAPVLAMAIEGLEAITVIRDMLGATNGLKAAPGTIRGDFSSSRQMNLVHASDSEESAKRELDLYFSEGEFCSFENAMVAFMRAADE; encoded by the coding sequence ATGCAACGATCTTTAGTGCTGCTCAAACCCGACTGTGTACAACGTGGATTGATGGGCAAGGTAATTTCCCGCTTCGAGGAAAAAGGCCTTGCGATTATCGCCATGAAGATGATCCACGTGACACCAGAGCTTTCTGCAAAGCACTATGCCGAGCACGCCGAGAAACCATTCTACCCGTCGCTCGAATCTTTCATCACGTCCGCCCCTGTTCTGGCCATGGCTATCGAAGGGCTTGAAGCGATCACTGTGATCCGCGACATGCTGGGTGCCACCAACGGCCTCAAGGCTGCTCCCGGCACAATCCGCGGCGACTTCAGCAGCAGCCGCCAAATGAATTTGGTCCACGCCAGCGATAGCGAAGAATCAGCCAAGCGAGAATTGGACTTGTACTTTAGCGAAGGCGAGTTCTGTTCGTTCGAAAACGCAATGGTCGCGTTCATGCGAGCTGCGGACGAATAG
- the carA gene encoding glutamine-hydrolyzing carbamoyl-phosphate synthase small subunit: MNTAKLALEDGSIFTGESFGAQGEVDGEVVFNTAMTGYQEILTDPSYRGQIVTMTYPEIGNYGVNSIDVEHAKPSLSGFIVREVSRIYSNYRAEGDLGAYLQKHNVIALAGIDTRSLVRRIREMGAMRGVISTTDLDDASLVAKAKSAPGLVGRDLVREVMSKETVSWDERLDDWSAAEIKGPHDAGVGNHVVCMDFGMKWNIPRHFASRGNKVTIVPGDTSAEDVLRLEANGVFLSNGPGDPEPLEYAHKTINELIGKVPVFGICLGHQLLSLACGAKTFKLKFGHRGVNQPVLDLTTGKVEITTQNHGFAVEEESLPDELEITHRNLNDDTIAGVRHRGEAAFGVQYHPEAASGPHDSGYLFERFQDLMKSPVS, translated from the coding sequence ATGAACACCGCCAAACTTGCACTCGAAGACGGTTCCATTTTCACAGGAGAATCCTTTGGAGCCCAAGGCGAAGTGGACGGCGAAGTCGTCTTTAACACCGCGATGACCGGATATCAGGAAATCCTGACCGATCCGTCCTATCGCGGCCAAATCGTCACGATGACGTATCCCGAAATTGGCAATTACGGCGTCAACAGCATCGACGTCGAACACGCAAAGCCATCCTTATCCGGCTTCATCGTTCGTGAAGTCAGCCGAATTTACAGTAACTATCGCGCCGAAGGTGACCTTGGCGCTTATCTGCAGAAGCACAATGTGATCGCTTTAGCAGGGATCGACACTCGCTCTCTCGTTCGAAGAATTCGCGAGATGGGGGCAATGCGGGGCGTTATTTCGACAACGGACCTCGACGACGCGTCGCTGGTCGCCAAAGCCAAATCGGCACCCGGACTGGTCGGTCGTGACTTGGTGCGTGAAGTGATGTCCAAGGAAACGGTGTCCTGGGACGAACGTCTGGACGATTGGTCAGCCGCGGAAATCAAAGGCCCTCACGATGCCGGCGTCGGCAATCATGTCGTGTGCATGGACTTTGGCATGAAGTGGAACATCCCTCGGCACTTTGCATCCCGAGGCAATAAAGTCACCATCGTTCCCGGCGATACCAGCGCCGAGGATGTGCTGCGTCTCGAAGCGAACGGCGTCTTCTTGTCCAATGGCCCTGGAGACCCCGAGCCGCTTGAATACGCGCACAAGACGATCAACGAATTGATTGGCAAGGTTCCGGTGTTCGGTATTTGCCTGGGACATCAACTGCTTTCGCTCGCATGTGGAGCTAAGACGTTCAAGTTGAAGTTCGGTCATCGCGGTGTTAACCAACCGGTGCTTGACCTGACTACGGGCAAAGTAGAAATCACCACTCAGAACCACGGCTTCGCGGTCGAGGAAGAATCACTTCCTGATGAACTCGAGATCACGCATCGTAATTTGAACGATGATACGATCGCGGGAGTTCGCCATCGTGGCGAAGCTGCGTTCGGCGTTCAGTATCACCCGGAGGCCGCTTCAGGCCCGCACGACAGTGGATACCTATTCGAGCGCTTCCAGGATCTGATGAAGAGCCCGGTTTCGTAA
- a CDS encoding OadG family protein produces MLFLATFWPASVTGLLAQTWSDGTAIAATGLVIVFAVLVLLSLFIASLPKVLAFIEPWFPQPSHLHAETAHPESQLPDDEVIAAIGFVLHTEIMNQTGSTGSTGTQK; encoded by the coding sequence ATGTTGTTTCTCGCCACGTTCTGGCCCGCTTCGGTGACAGGCTTGCTCGCGCAGACTTGGTCAGACGGCACTGCCATCGCCGCCACTGGTCTGGTTATCGTCTTTGCTGTTTTGGTGCTGTTGAGCTTGTTCATTGCATCGCTACCGAAGGTTCTGGCATTTATCGAACCTTGGTTTCCTCAGCCAAGTCATTTGCACGCAGAGACCGCTCATCCCGAAAGTCAGCTTCCTGATGACGAGGTGATCGCTGCGATTGGGTTCGTATTGCATACCGAGATCATGAACCAAACGGGCTCGACTGGCTCGACGGGGACGCAAAAGTAA
- a CDS encoding tetratricopeptide repeat protein, translated as MTSDRFQPPTARNRNLSVKRLWVFSLAIACSSPLLVAPIAYGQDNATVPAVKPAAEGQADLDEAIVKRIGADTPQALEAVSALLESAIKKGLDEENQAFAKKMLGSVLLQRAESLIATFPQAADQRGGLSSRQIAIRSETLEILARAVENDPELVEGFLLIARLHLMPGGEREEIKKATTSAIGLLDDEPKEQSSAYVLRALTNETDEGKLADLDAALKADPDNKEAIQMRASIRLDAGDIEGAIGDLEKVLVEDPTNTAFAGSVIQKLVDRDRVAEARELVTKMLAAKPSEGMYRMRAILHREEGQLDEAMADLDKAIAMAPKDPMTLLQRSGLALERDDLRSAKADFRAAIQVMPLIAEADEGIELRMQIAIAEKRNADAINDAKLLVDRAPDSTFRKLRLATLYTIDERPRKAIEVLTDILAGDPENVGVLRTRGDALLSVGDHKAAIADYESAIAAIGNLDPQEASKRDIDEASGLYNNLAWVLATSPNDDIRNGARALELAEKSAELTNHEAPHILSTLAAAYAEQGDYENARKWSGKAVELAADQEHNQLEQLEEELEKYKQNEPWREKQETEENAIPILDPEDLIDT; from the coding sequence ATGACTTCGGATCGTTTTCAGCCCCCAACCGCTCGCAATCGCAACCTATCGGTCAAACGATTGTGGGTGTTCAGTCTCGCGATTGCTTGTTCTAGCCCGTTGCTGGTGGCGCCAATCGCTTACGGCCAGGACAACGCGACCGTTCCGGCGGTAAAACCTGCTGCCGAAGGACAAGCCGATCTTGATGAGGCGATTGTCAAACGAATCGGTGCTGATACCCCTCAGGCACTCGAAGCGGTTTCGGCACTGCTTGAATCCGCGATCAAAAAGGGACTGGATGAAGAAAACCAAGCGTTCGCTAAAAAGATGCTTGGATCGGTTTTGCTGCAGCGAGCCGAAAGTCTGATCGCGACCTTTCCCCAAGCTGCCGATCAACGTGGCGGGTTGAGTAGTCGCCAAATAGCTATTCGCAGCGAAACGCTCGAGATTCTTGCTCGGGCTGTGGAAAATGATCCGGAACTCGTTGAAGGGTTCTTGCTGATTGCACGTTTGCATCTGATGCCCGGTGGCGAACGAGAAGAAATCAAAAAGGCGACCACCAGTGCGATTGGGTTGCTCGATGACGAGCCCAAGGAACAAAGTTCGGCTTACGTTCTGCGAGCGCTCACGAATGAAACGGACGAAGGCAAGCTCGCGGACCTGGACGCTGCTTTGAAGGCTGATCCTGATAACAAAGAAGCGATTCAAATGCGGGCCAGCATTCGTCTGGATGCCGGTGATATTGAAGGAGCAATTGGTGACCTCGAAAAAGTGCTCGTCGAAGATCCTACTAATACCGCTTTCGCCGGCAGCGTGATTCAGAAGTTGGTTGATCGCGATCGTGTTGCTGAAGCTCGCGAACTCGTCACCAAGATGCTCGCCGCTAAGCCAAGCGAAGGGATGTATCGCATGCGGGCGATTTTGCACCGCGAGGAAGGTCAACTCGATGAAGCGATGGCTGATCTTGATAAGGCGATCGCCATGGCTCCCAAGGATCCAATGACATTGTTGCAGCGATCTGGGCTCGCACTCGAACGCGACGACTTAAGGTCCGCCAAAGCTGATTTTCGTGCTGCGATTCAGGTCATGCCTTTGATTGCCGAAGCCGATGAAGGAATCGAACTACGCATGCAAATCGCCATTGCTGAAAAGCGAAATGCCGATGCAATCAACGATGCCAAATTGCTAGTCGATCGTGCGCCCGACAGCACCTTTCGGAAACTTCGTTTGGCCACGCTGTACACCATTGACGAACGGCCACGCAAAGCGATCGAAGTCCTTACCGATATTCTTGCCGGTGACCCCGAAAATGTTGGGGTGCTTCGCACTCGGGGTGACGCTTTGCTGAGCGTTGGCGACCATAAAGCAGCGATTGCTGACTACGAAAGTGCGATTGCCGCAATCGGAAACCTGGATCCGCAAGAAGCTTCCAAGCGAGATATCGACGAAGCATCCGGGTTGTACAACAACTTGGCCTGGGTGCTGGCGACGTCCCCGAACGACGATATTCGAAACGGTGCAAGAGCTTTAGAGCTGGCCGAAAAGTCCGCTGAGCTAACCAATCACGAAGCGCCTCACATCTTGAGCACTCTGGCTGCGGCCTACGCCGAGCAGGGCGACTATGAAAACGCTCGGAAATGGAGCGGCAAAGCGGTGGAATTGGCAGCCGACCAAGAGCACAACCAATTAGAGCAGCTCGAGGAAGAACTGGAAAAATACAAGCAGAACGAGCCTTGGCGAGAAAAACAGGAAACTGAAGAAAACGCCATCCCGATCCTTGATCCGGAAGACCTAATCGACACTTGA
- a CDS encoding alpha-keto acid decarboxylase family protein codes for MNLSSSKVSAAQVPARERAAENCSAAEPGSAPSEDARLELSIGDYLIKRLRDYGIDDVFGIPGDYVLSFYSKLEKSPINVVGCTREDCAGFAADAYARLRGMGALCVTYCVGGLSVCNSIAGAYAEKSPVVVISGAPGMKERSHGALLHHMVRDFRTQVEVFEKFTIATAELNDPLTAYSEIDRVLDACDRYKRPVFIELPRDMVHVVPPMTHRFARPERTNDAQATAEAIKETAQRITSAKKPVIVAGVEIHRFGLQDELLKLAETTGIPIATTMLGKSVVSERHPLFVGLYEGALGDPKVTQFVEESDLVLLLGAFLSDINLGIYSAKLDPDHCVYATSETLRISHHHYHNVDLKLFLSGLHASAPTASKRDISALKRDAVKETRSSDDPKRPLQTSRMMRKLNELIDADTIVIADVGDSLFASTELTIHDRGEFLSPAYYTSMGFSIPAALGASKARPDHRVVVLVGDGAFQMTGQELSTLVREGHHPIVILLDNHGYGTERYLHAGEWKYNEVHRWNYAKLFDVYGKGHAVVVDDEAGYEAALQNAWDDITRPHLIQAVLMEGDASDTLRKMAERMGQNVT; via the coding sequence ATGAATTTGTCTTCAAGTAAGGTTTCGGCGGCTCAAGTTCCCGCAAGAGAACGGGCTGCCGAGAATTGTTCTGCAGCAGAACCGGGCTCGGCTCCCTCGGAAGACGCGCGACTTGAGTTGTCGATTGGCGACTATTTGATCAAGCGACTGCGAGACTATGGCATCGACGACGTCTTTGGCATTCCCGGCGACTACGTGCTGTCGTTCTACAGCAAGCTTGAAAAGAGCCCCATCAATGTTGTCGGTTGCACCCGAGAAGATTGCGCGGGGTTTGCGGCTGATGCCTACGCTCGACTTCGCGGGATGGGCGCTCTTTGCGTAACGTACTGTGTCGGTGGCCTTAGTGTTTGCAACTCAATCGCCGGTGCTTACGCGGAAAAGTCGCCGGTCGTCGTGATCTCTGGTGCACCCGGCATGAAAGAACGGTCTCATGGTGCGTTACTTCACCATATGGTTCGGGACTTTCGAACCCAAGTTGAAGTGTTTGAAAAGTTCACGATTGCGACCGCAGAGCTTAACGATCCGCTGACTGCCTATTCGGAAATCGACAGAGTGCTCGATGCCTGCGATCGCTACAAACGGCCTGTCTTCATCGAACTGCCGCGCGACATGGTGCACGTTGTGCCCCCGATGACCCATCGCTTTGCCCGGCCCGAAAGAACCAATGATGCCCAGGCAACCGCCGAAGCCATCAAGGAAACCGCGCAACGAATCACGTCGGCCAAGAAACCAGTGATCGTGGCCGGCGTAGAAATCCACCGTTTTGGTTTGCAAGACGAATTGCTCAAACTGGCTGAAACCACGGGGATTCCCATCGCAACGACGATGCTGGGCAAGAGCGTTGTCAGCGAACGACATCCGTTGTTCGTTGGACTTTACGAAGGCGCTTTAGGTGATCCCAAGGTGACTCAGTTCGTCGAGGAAAGCGACTTGGTGCTGCTACTTGGCGCTTTCTTGAGTGACATCAACTTAGGAATCTATTCCGCCAAGCTTGATCCGGACCACTGCGTCTACGCGACCAGCGAAACGCTTCGGATTTCTCATCACCATTATCACAATGTTGACCTGAAGCTTTTTTTGTCCGGACTGCATGCCAGTGCGCCGACCGCGAGCAAACGTGATATCTCAGCGTTGAAACGCGACGCAGTTAAAGAAACGCGATCAAGCGACGATCCCAAACGTCCGTTGCAAACCAGTCGCATGATGAGAAAGCTGAACGAACTGATTGACGCTGACACGATCGTGATTGCCGACGTGGGGGATTCCTTGTTTGCGTCCACGGAATTAACGATCCACGATCGTGGCGAATTCCTATCACCCGCTTATTACACTTCGATGGGATTTAGCATCCCGGCTGCGCTGGGTGCTTCAAAGGCTCGCCCCGATCATCGAGTCGTCGTACTTGTTGGTGATGGTGCCTTTCAAATGACGGGCCAGGAACTCAGTACGTTGGTTCGTGAAGGGCATCACCCCATCGTGATCCTATTGGATAATCACGGTTACGGCACGGAGCGGTATCTACACGCTGGCGAATGGAAATACAACGAAGTGCATCGCTGGAATTACGCCAAACTCTTTGACGTCTACGGAAAAGGACATGCGGTGGTCGTGGACGATGAGGCCGGCTACGAGGCCGCCTTACAGAACGCCTGGGACGACATCACGCGTCCTCATTTGATCCAGGCGGTTTTGATGGAGGGTGACGCCAGCGACACGCTCAGGAAAATGGCCGAGCGGATGGGCCAGAACGTGACGTAA
- a CDS encoding biotin/lipoyl-containing protein: MRKVKFMCTAFRDGFQSVYGARVFTPDFLPAVEAARDAGVTWFEAGGGARFQSLYFYCNEDAFAMMDAFRAATGPDANLQTLARGVNVVGLDSQSSDIIKLHADLFKKHGMTTIRNFDALNDVNNLIYSGQCIVDAGLQHQVCVTLMELPPGCTGAHDSQFYISRLQQILDAGIPFDAVCFKDASGTATPAKVYETILEARKILPPEAFIHFHTHETAGVSVLANKAALDAGADAIDLSMAPCSGGTCQPDILVMWHSLRGTEYELDIDVEKVRVAEEVFKDCMSDYFLPPEATAVEPLIPWSPMPGGALTANTQMLRDNGIMDRYPEIIQAMGDVVRKGGYGTSVTPVSQFYFQQAFNNVMFGPWEKIAEPYGKMVLGYFGNTPVPPDPDVIKLAADQLKLEPTNRPVLELNDADPTKGIAPATKSLQDAGLPVTDENIFIAATCKEKGIRYLKGEAEVGVRKIDKNAAAASPVQSNGVAEYNLSVNGKEVFVAFQGNTATVDGKAYRVDIQPRTGAAKSATTASSSGITEVTAQMPGAVYKLLTKAGDTVREGQAIMILEAMKMEMEIPSPIAGTVDEICPREGEQIAGGQVLARIRG; this comes from the coding sequence ATGCGTAAAGTCAAGTTCATGTGCACCGCGTTTCGCGACGGATTCCAGTCCGTTTACGGAGCACGCGTCTTTACTCCCGACTTCTTGCCAGCGGTTGAGGCTGCTCGGGATGCCGGCGTTACTTGGTTTGAAGCAGGCGGGGGTGCCCGTTTCCAATCGCTGTACTTCTATTGCAATGAAGACGCGTTTGCGATGATGGATGCGTTTCGTGCTGCCACCGGGCCCGATGCCAATCTGCAAACGCTCGCGCGGGGTGTCAACGTGGTGGGATTGGATTCGCAATCGAGCGACATCATCAAGTTGCATGCTGATTTGTTTAAGAAGCACGGCATGACCACGATCCGAAACTTTGATGCGTTAAATGACGTCAATAACTTGATCTATAGCGGCCAGTGCATCGTTGACGCAGGGCTTCAGCACCAGGTTTGCGTGACATTGATGGAGTTGCCGCCGGGGTGCACCGGTGCGCACGATTCGCAGTTCTATATCTCTCGACTGCAACAGATCCTTGACGCTGGGATTCCCTTTGATGCGGTCTGTTTTAAGGATGCGTCCGGGACCGCAACCCCGGCGAAGGTCTACGAAACCATATTGGAAGCCCGGAAGATCCTTCCTCCCGAAGCATTCATTCACTTTCACACTCACGAGACTGCGGGTGTGAGCGTGTTGGCTAACAAGGCAGCGCTGGATGCGGGTGCCGATGCGATCGACCTGTCCATGGCGCCTTGCAGCGGCGGTACCTGCCAGCCAGATATTTTGGTGATGTGGCACTCACTACGAGGAACCGAGTACGAACTTGATATCGATGTCGAAAAGGTTCGAGTCGCTGAAGAAGTATTTAAGGACTGCATGAGTGACTACTTCCTGCCGCCCGAAGCCACGGCGGTGGAACCGTTGATTCCCTGGAGCCCGATGCCTGGTGGAGCACTAACGGCCAACACGCAAATGTTGCGTGACAATGGAATCATGGATCGCTACCCCGAGATCATCCAAGCCATGGGGGATGTCGTTCGTAAAGGCGGCTACGGAACTTCGGTCACGCCGGTATCGCAATTCTACTTCCAACAAGCGTTCAACAACGTGATGTTTGGTCCCTGGGAAAAGATTGCCGAGCCATACGGGAAAATGGTTCTGGGGTACTTCGGCAACACACCGGTTCCACCGGATCCCGATGTGATCAAGCTTGCGGCTGATCAACTGAAACTTGAGCCTACGAATCGACCTGTCTTAGAACTTAACGACGCGGACCCGACCAAAGGCATCGCACCAGCGACCAAGTCTCTTCAGGACGCTGGCTTGCCGGTGACTGATGAAAACATTTTCATCGCGGCGACGTGCAAAGAGAAAGGAATTCGGTATCTGAAAGGCGAAGCTGAAGTCGGCGTGCGTAAGATCGATAAGAATGCTGCTGCCGCGTCGCCAGTCCAATCCAACGGCGTGGCCGAGTACAATCTCAGTGTCAACGGAAAGGAAGTGTTTGTCGCCTTTCAAGGAAACACGGCCACGGTCGATGGAAAGGCGTACCGAGTTGACATCCAGCCTCGCACGGGGGCGGCCAAATCCGCGACGACGGCTTCCTCATCGGGGATCACCGAGGTCACCGCTCAAATGCCCGGCGCCGTTTACAAGTTGCTAACCAAGGCTGGTGATACTGTTCGCGAGGGGCAAGCGATCATGATCCTAGAGGCAATGAAGATGGAGATGGAAATTCCGTCGCCAATTGCGGGAACGGTCGATGAAATTTGCCCTCGTGAAGGCGAACAAATCGCTGGTGGGCAAGTGTTAGCCCGAATCCGCGGCTAG
- a CDS encoding tetratricopeptide repeat protein: MSDETYTEIKLTSTDENQVGDDRADLDYTDDDHAELGNPDYDRDDDQNNDQNNGQGDDVGDDPRDEAGDEIVSGKRVSLVGRFGGMNQREVSKVLRSFDAVVVDLDAKAIDWIVVGAEESPLADAELIGKRLLDASAAGEVEILHETELWQRLGLVDIEQTIRRYYTPVMLAHLLGVSVRVIRRWHRRGLITPVRTLHRLPYFDFQEVTTARRLASWIASGASPKAIEQRLVELVEILPDMQRPLDQLSILVEGKHVLLRSGEGLIETGGQLRFDFDSFDAEPDVSFSVYNGEYPSEEHPAVLSIYDHQPEPDPIDPLLQQAYEAEDEGDLETAIDMLHILLGRDGPRPELHFQLGELLYRKNEVQAARERFFAAIELDPDFVEARCSLGIVLNEERRYELAIAAFRGALALHDDYPDVHYHLAKVLDKIGRDIEAQHHWQRFLTLAPDSPWANEDL, from the coding sequence ATGTCCGACGAAACATATACCGAAATCAAACTGACATCGACAGATGAAAATCAAGTTGGCGATGATCGCGCTGACCTTGATTATACCGACGATGATCATGCTGAATTAGGCAATCCCGATTACGATCGCGATGACGATCAAAATAACGATCAAAACAACGGACAGGGCGACGACGTCGGTGATGATCCGCGTGACGAAGCTGGCGATGAAATCGTTAGCGGTAAGCGGGTATCGCTGGTGGGGCGATTCGGCGGGATGAATCAGCGCGAAGTTTCGAAAGTCCTGCGATCCTTTGACGCCGTGGTGGTGGATTTGGACGCCAAGGCAATCGATTGGATCGTGGTGGGCGCCGAGGAGTCACCCTTGGCCGATGCCGAGCTAATCGGCAAGCGATTATTGGATGCGTCGGCTGCCGGCGAAGTCGAGATTTTGCACGAAACAGAATTGTGGCAGCGTCTGGGTCTGGTAGACATCGAGCAAACCATTCGACGCTACTACACGCCCGTGATGCTCGCTCATTTGTTGGGGGTATCGGTGCGTGTGATCCGGCGATGGCATCGACGCGGATTGATTACGCCGGTCCGGACACTGCACCGATTGCCGTACTTCGATTTTCAAGAAGTCACCACGGCTCGTCGGCTGGCGAGCTGGATTGCATCGGGAGCCAGTCCGAAAGCGATCGAGCAGCGGTTAGTCGAGCTCGTCGAGATTTTGCCAGACATGCAGCGACCGCTCGACCAATTGAGCATATTGGTTGAAGGCAAGCATGTCCTGCTTCGCAGCGGCGAGGGATTGATCGAAACCGGAGGACAATTGAGGTTCGATTTCGATTCGTTCGATGCAGAGCCTGATGTTTCGTTCTCGGTTTACAATGGCGAGTATCCCAGCGAGGAGCATCCCGCGGTATTGTCGATCTATGATCATCAGCCTGAACCAGATCCGATTGACCCTTTGTTGCAACAAGCCTATGAAGCAGAGGACGAAGGGGACTTGGAAACCGCTATCGACATGCTGCATATCTTGCTCGGTCGCGATGGACCACGGCCGGAATTGCACTTTCAGCTTGGCGAGTTGTTGTATCGCAAGAATGAGGTCCAGGCGGCTCGTGAGCGGTTTTTTGCGGCGATCGAATTGGATCCGGACTTCGTCGAGGCTCGTTGCTCGTTGGGAATCGTGTTGAACGAAGAGCGTCGCTACGAATTAGCAATTGCTGCGTTTCGGGGGGCGTTGGCTTTGCATGATGACTATCCCGATGTTCATTATCACCTCGCCAAGGTGCTCGATAAGATCGGACGCGACATTGAAGCTCAGCATCATTGGCAGCGTTTTTTGACGCTTGCGCCGGACAGTCCCTGGGCAAATGAGGACCTATAA
- a CDS encoding FHA domain-containing protein: MPEEHMPEYAGPYGQLTPCGGGDPIPLVKDRLLIGRRGEVDIELRFPNVSTQHCRMSLEQGYWFVRDLNSRNGTKVDDRAVMRKRLDPGCKLSIAKHHYVVEYEPQMLGAYGPPPADDDYMDELMRSSLMDRAGISKRGKNKDE, translated from the coding sequence GTGCCCGAAGAACATATGCCCGAATACGCTGGGCCCTACGGTCAACTGACGCCCTGCGGCGGCGGCGACCCCATCCCGCTGGTCAAGGATCGTTTGTTGATCGGACGTCGGGGTGAAGTCGACATCGAGTTGAGGTTTCCCAACGTGTCCACCCAACACTGCCGGATGTCGTTGGAACAGGGCTATTGGTTCGTGAGAGATCTAAACAGCCGCAATGGAACCAAGGTAGACGATCGCGCCGTAATGCGTAAGCGACTTGATCCCGGCTGCAAACTTTCCATCGCAAAGCACCACTACGTGGTGGAATACGAACCTCAAATGCTGGGCGCTTACGGCCCACCACCGGCTGATGATGACTACATGGACGAATTGATGCGGAGTTCATTGATGGACCGCGCCGGGATCAGCAAGCGAGGAAAAAACAAAGACGAATAG
- a CDS encoding sodium ion-translocating decarboxylase subunit beta, which translates to MDILFNFLNTTGFASMTFGNAIMIVIGISFIILAIRKDYEPLLLVPIGMGAIVGNIPVIEGMSLSVYDEVKYIAGDDGSITYVPGSVLSYLYFGVKQGIYPPLIFLGIGAMTDFSTMLSNPKLVLLGAAAQIGVFATFLGAIALGFSFSEAGAIGIIGGADGPTAIFLAAKLAPHLLGAIAIAAYSYMALVPVIQPPIMKLLTTREERLIRMKAPRKVSKREKMIFPVAAFLITTLIAPGAIVLLGMMFFGNLLKESLVTERLAVTARTALIDIITILLGFSVGASTQADTFLTKGSLLIFGLGAASFAVATAGGVLFAKFMNLFLTDKINPLVGAAGVSAVPDSARVVQMVGQQEDPHNFLLMHAMAPNVAGVVGSAVAAGVLWAVLTG; encoded by the coding sequence ATGGATATTCTGTTTAATTTTTTAAACACCACTGGCTTTGCGTCGATGACGTTTGGCAACGCGATCATGATCGTGATTGGCATCTCGTTTATCATCTTGGCAATTCGTAAGGACTACGAACCCCTGCTACTGGTGCCGATCGGCATGGGCGCGATCGTCGGCAACATTCCAGTCATCGAAGGTATGTCGTTGTCGGTCTACGACGAGGTGAAATACATCGCTGGTGATGACGGATCGATAACCTATGTGCCCGGCAGTGTGCTGAGCTATCTGTATTTCGGTGTGAAGCAAGGTATTTACCCACCGCTGATCTTTTTGGGGATCGGCGCGATGACGGATTTTTCAACGATGCTTTCCAATCCCAAGCTCGTGTTGCTTGGCGCGGCTGCTCAGATTGGTGTGTTCGCAACATTCTTGGGTGCGATCGCGTTGGGGTTTTCATTTTCGGAAGCCGGGGCCATTGGAATCATTGGTGGCGCCGACGGGCCAACTGCGATTTTTCTTGCCGCTAAGCTCGCACCACATTTGCTCGGCGCGATCGCCATTGCCGCCTATTCGTACATGGCGCTTGTTCCAGTGATTCAGCCACCGATCATGAAATTGTTGACGACTCGCGAAGAGCGTTTGATACGCATGAAGGCACCACGCAAGGTATCCAAACGCGAGAAGATGATCTTTCCCGTCGCTGCGTTTTTGATCACCACGTTGATCGCGCCGGGGGCAATCGTGCTGCTTGGCATGATGTTCTTTGGCAACTTGTTGAAGGAAAGCCTCGTTACCGAACGGTTAGCCGTGACCGCGCGTACGGCTTTGATCGACATTATTACGATCTTGTTGGGATTCAGCGTCGGTGCAAGCACTCAGGCCGACACGTTCTTAACCAAAGGGTCGTTGTTGATCTTCGGCCTTGGTGCGGCATCGTTCGCGGTGGCCACCGCTGGTGGAGTGTTGTTTGCAAAGTTCATGAATTTGTTTCTGACGGACAAGATCAACCCGCTTGTGGGTGCCGCAGGTGTTTCGGCGGTTCCCGATTCGGCGCGCGTGGTTCAGATGGTTGGGCAACAGGAAGACCCGCACAACTTTTTGCTGATGCACGCGATGGCTCCCAATGTTGCCGGCGTGGTCGGGTCAGCGGTGGCTGCGGGCGTGCTTTGGGCCGTTTTGACGGGCTAA